The following proteins are encoded in a genomic region of Drosophila bipectinata strain 14024-0381.07 chromosome XL, DbipHiC1v2, whole genome shotgun sequence:
- the LOC138926592 gene encoding microtubule-associated protein RP/EB family member 1-like, with protein MGSDEEMPMLNEEELRMARLVLRSEDFLVSWLNKELEADCRFMEGFSTGAVFCQILDKIKPGLIDLRNVDFVCNRMSSFEGNFRILKQGLLELGIRKKTVEKVMPMEKLLHGHHYTLGILAKWMRRLFRLHAEDYLESKVDYNPRKRRGFQAIRIAAPLMCDAACQAELGPDMVRIRLVRWDLNLIDEDQTLVSDGGDGDVIDRRPRPDHFLQLSNASYDAFNKAVRAYVLENLGIGQPKVDKVNASTNTDS; from the coding sequence ATGGGATCGGATGAGGAGATGCCGATGCTGAACGAAGAGGAACTAAGGATGGCTCGGCTGGTGCTCAGGAGTGAGGACTTTTTGGTTTCGTGGCTGAACAAGGAGCTGGAGGCCGACTGCCGTTTCATGGAGGGGTTCTCCACGGGAGCTGTTTTCTGCCAGATATTGGACAAAATCAAGCCGGGACTGATCGATTTGAGGAACGTGGACTTTGTCTGCAATCGAATGTCATCCTTTGAAGGCAATTTCCGCATCCTGAAACAGGGACTGCTGGAGCTGGGAATCAGGAAGAAGACTGTGGAGAAGGTTATGCCGATGGAGAAGCTCCTTCATGGTCACCATTACACGCTGGGTATTCTGGCCAAATGGATGCGTCGCCTATTTCGCCTTCATGCTGAAGATTATCTTGAGAGCAAGGTGGACTATAATCCTCGGAAGCGTCGTGGATTCCAGGCTATTAGGATTGCAGCGCCGTTGATGTGCGATGCTGCCTGCCAGGCGGAACTGGGTCCCGATATGGTGCGTATCCGTCTGGTCCGCTGGGATCTGAATCTCATCGACGAGGACCAAACCTTGGTATCGGATGGAGGTGATGGCGATGTCATTGACCGGCGCCCACGTCCCGATCACTTCCTGCAACTCTCGAATGCCTCCTATGATGCGTTCAACAAAGCCGTGCGAGCCTATGTCCTGGAGAACCTGGGCATTGGACAGCCCAAGGTCGATAAGGTCAACGCTTCCACAAACACTGACTCTTAA